The Phycisphaeraceae bacterium genome has a window encoding:
- a CDS encoding chloride channel protein: MPEPLPRRLRPLIMRLGFEREWYLVFVAAAIGLLMGGVATAFILPLRWVEHFASGSEASTTLYTLVAISPAIGGLLAGVAIQLIGAGQHGSGVSAVMYAVYREKARVPLRTAFRKWIASTLTIGSGGSAGAEGPIVTIGSTIGSNLGRWLRTNPQNTATLLGCGAAAGISSVFNAPIAGIFFVLEILLRDFSLRTITPIVVASVLSAAFTQTMLGQMEPLFPVTAQTFSNADYFGVEEVPNFFLLGIVCGVFAPLFIRALFFTDGLFGRLPVPTWLKPAIGGGLLGLLGLAYLLVIRPPTPMPDFFGNGYPAIQNLLDSATYFRDPDNTVLKPVGWLIVTLFTITALKAIGTCLTIGSGGAGGMFAPSLLLGAGVGGTFGVVVYHLGWLPAASPAMYALVGMGAMVASTTHAPLTGILIVYEVTKSEQIILPLMLTAVISVVVARLIARDSVYTWKLTQLGLRLGAMSDLTILRRLTVSDVPLAEAVCVHANDSAQRLLDLSERHAASDFVVIDDHGAYSGMVVGADLRTAMLQREAIPLLLVGELQRTDLPTVTPDEPLDVVLDKFSQHDVHGLAVLHGPNLDRIRGLITRDRLMRRYQEALLED, translated from the coding sequence GTGCCCGAACCGCTCCCACGCCGCCTGCGCCCGCTCATCATGCGCCTCGGCTTCGAGCGCGAGTGGTATCTCGTGTTCGTGGCCGCCGCGATCGGGCTGCTCATGGGGGGCGTGGCGACGGCCTTTATCCTGCCCCTGCGCTGGGTGGAGCACTTCGCCTCCGGTTCCGAGGCCTCCACCACGCTCTACACGCTGGTCGCCATTTCGCCCGCAATCGGCGGGCTGCTGGCGGGCGTCGCCATTCAACTCATCGGCGCCGGCCAGCATGGGTCAGGCGTCTCCGCGGTCATGTACGCGGTCTACCGCGAAAAGGCCCGCGTGCCTCTTCGTACCGCGTTCCGCAAGTGGATCGCATCGACGCTCACCATCGGCTCCGGCGGCTCGGCCGGAGCCGAAGGGCCGATCGTCACCATCGGCTCGACCATCGGCTCCAACCTCGGCCGCTGGCTGCGCACCAACCCGCAGAACACCGCCACTCTGCTGGGCTGCGGGGCGGCGGCGGGCATCAGCTCCGTCTTCAACGCGCCCATCGCGGGCATCTTCTTCGTGCTTGAAATCCTGCTCCGCGATTTCTCCCTCCGCACCATCACCCCCATCGTGGTCGCGTCGGTCCTTTCCGCGGCCTTCACGCAGACCATGCTGGGGCAGATGGAGCCGCTCTTTCCCGTCACGGCCCAGACCTTCAGCAACGCCGACTACTTCGGCGTTGAGGAAGTCCCCAACTTCTTCCTTCTCGGCATCGTGTGCGGCGTGTTCGCCCCCCTGTTCATCCGGGCCTTGTTCTTCACGGATGGACTGTTCGGACGCCTGCCTGTTCCAACCTGGCTCAAGCCCGCCATCGGCGGCGGCCTGCTCGGCCTGCTCGGCCTGGCGTACCTGCTGGTCATCCGCCCGCCCACGCCCATGCCGGACTTCTTCGGCAACGGCTACCCCGCCATCCAGAACCTGCTCGACTCGGCCACCTACTTCCGCGACCCGGACAACACCGTGCTGAAGCCGGTGGGCTGGCTCATCGTCACCCTGTTCACCATCACCGCGCTGAAGGCCATCGGCACCTGCCTCACCATCGGCTCGGGCGGCGCGGGCGGGATGTTCGCCCCGTCGCTGCTCCTGGGCGCGGGCGTGGGCGGCACCTTCGGCGTCGTCGTCTATCACCTCGGCTGGCTGCCGGCCGCCAGCCCCGCGATGTACGCCCTGGTCGGCATGGGGGCGATGGTCGCCAGCACCACCCACGCCCCGCTGACGGGCATCCTCATCGTCTACGAGGTGACCAAGAGCGAACAGATCATCCTGCCGCTCATGCTCACCGCGGTGATCAGCGTGGTGGTGGCGCGGCTCATCGCCCGTGACAGCGTCTACACATGGAAACTCACGCAACTGGGCCTGCGGCTGGGCGCCATGAGCGACCTGACGATCCTGCGCCGCCTGACCGTTTCCGACGTACCGCTGGCCGAGGCCGTGTGCGTGCATGCCAACGACTCCGCCCAGCGGCTGCTCGACCTGAGCGAGCGACACGCGGCCAGCGACTTCGTGGTCATCGATGACCACGGCGCCTACTCGGGCATGGTCGTCGGCGCCGATCTGCGCACCGCCATGCTGCAGCGCGAGGCCATTCCGCTGCTGCTGGTCGGCGAGCTTCAGCGCACCGACCTGCCGACCGTCACGCCCGATGAGCCGCTGGACGTGGTGCTGGACAAGTTCAGCCAGCACGATGTTCATGGCCTGGCGGTGCTGCACGGCCCCAACCTCGATCGCATTCGCGGGCTCATCACGCGCGACCGCCTGATGCGCCGTTACCAGGAAGCGCTGCTCGAGGACTAG
- the rnpA gene encoding ribonuclease P protein component: MTDGRPSRRFPRTMRLTHDQEFQHVFDGQVRHAVGPVVVYGRPNGLECSRLGLTVSRRVGGAVLRNRIKRLLRESFRLDRHTWPASYDLVIVVRPHHIRTLDDYRAALTAAVASIHEQWTKHRPARTKSSPPEASGRTTPPPSPPGSA; this comes from the coding sequence ATGACCGATGGCCGCCCATCCCGGCGCTTCCCGCGGACGATGCGGCTGACGCACGATCAGGAGTTCCAGCACGTCTTCGATGGACAGGTGCGCCATGCCGTGGGCCCGGTCGTCGTCTATGGCCGACCCAATGGACTGGAATGCTCGCGGCTCGGGCTGACCGTTTCCCGCCGCGTGGGAGGAGCGGTCCTGCGAAACCGCATCAAGCGGCTGCTGCGCGAGAGCTTCCGGCTCGACCGTCATACATGGCCGGCGTCGTATGATCTGGTGATCGTGGTGAGGCCGCATCACATCCGGACGTTGGACGACTACCGGGCAGCCCTCACCGCGGCCGTCGCCTCGATCCACGAGCAATGGACGAAACACCGACCAGCCAGAACGAAGTCGTCGCCGCCCGAGGCGTCGGGACGGACCACGCCCCCACCCTCGCCGCCCGGTTCGGCGTGA
- the yidD gene encoding membrane protein insertion efficiency factor YidD: MDETPTSQNEVVAARGVGTDHAPTLAARFGVMVVRLYQATLGPFLGGHCRYQPTCSHYAIDALRSHGLLRGMWLTGRRLLRCHPWGGVGYDPVPPRRTAR, from the coding sequence ATGGACGAAACACCGACCAGCCAGAACGAAGTCGTCGCCGCCCGAGGCGTCGGGACGGACCACGCCCCCACCCTCGCCGCCCGGTTCGGCGTGATGGTCGTGCGGCTCTACCAGGCGACGCTCGGCCCGTTCCTGGGAGGCCATTGCCGATATCAGCCCACCTGCTCGCACTACGCCATCGACGCGCTGCGAAGCCACGGACTCCTTCGCGGCATGTGGCTGACGGGCCGGCGCCTGCTCCGCTGTCACCCATGGGGCGGCGTGGGGTACGACCCCGTACCTCCGCGCCGAACGGCGCGATGA
- a CDS encoding fumarylacetoacetate hydrolase family protein, translating into MSRSYPPAILCIGRNYADHAAEMGGKPDERPMLFMKNPASVTGDGDPIVIPPICLENGPQVDYEGELAVVLARDVRDAPEAEALACVAGYAASNDVSARWWQKQGSGGQFVRGKSFDTFCPIGPIAPVGRVPDPQRLTLVTRLNGEVVQRASTATMIFPVARLIAELSRGTTLLAGTIILTGTPSGVGAARTPPRFLRDGDRVEVEIEGVGRVRNPVRGG; encoded by the coding sequence ATGAGCCGCAGCTATCCGCCAGCGATTCTCTGCATCGGGCGCAACTACGCCGACCACGCCGCCGAGATGGGCGGCAAGCCGGATGAGCGACCGATGCTCTTCATGAAGAACCCGGCCAGTGTGACTGGCGACGGCGATCCGATCGTCATTCCACCCATCTGCCTCGAGAACGGACCACAGGTGGACTACGAAGGCGAACTGGCCGTCGTGCTCGCCAGAGACGTGCGTGATGCTCCCGAGGCGGAAGCGCTCGCGTGCGTGGCGGGGTACGCGGCCTCCAATGACGTGAGCGCCAGGTGGTGGCAGAAGCAGGGCTCGGGCGGTCAGTTCGTGCGCGGCAAGAGCTTCGACACGTTCTGCCCGATCGGTCCGATCGCACCCGTCGGTCGAGTGCCTGACCCGCAGCGACTCACGCTCGTGACCCGGCTGAACGGAGAGGTGGTGCAGCGGGCCTCGACGGCGACGATGATCTTCCCCGTCGCACGGCTGATCGCCGAACTGAGCCGGGGCACCACCCTGCTGGCGGGTACGATCATCCTGACTGGCACGCCATCCGGCGTCGGGGCGGCGCGGACCCCACCCCGATTCCTGCGCGACGGAGACCGGGTGGAAGTGGAGATCGAAGGCGTGGGGCGCGTTCGCAACCCCGTGCGCGGCGGATGA
- a CDS encoding ABC transporter permease, giving the protein MNMLVHVYRRLAMMQQSRRFKWIASIIAALLALAYFVPVVTTAHDLASQRQALVQAFMTPQLGQTMADELANKGTTELNGRVYGSQAMRGEIRSRLEQSRSESDLRMLASFLVDGQKPWWMPLAFVETPGRAWGAMVVAMAWLALVVWMEAALAALFVLLGAGGLTWLLLAINRPQSALAVAGIGLLSFTFIMLIRLALVSLRAPNQICSIAHTVVKESVRLRVSVFFIVVLLLLLPLIPAMVSSENALRYRIQSFISNSMGATFYLAALMTIFLSCATVSHEIRDRQIWQLMTKPVTRARYLLGKWLGIVTVNLVLLLVAGVSIFTFVQFLRDLPAQNELDRRAVETEVLAARVAVYPAYKPLDRDALWEEVDRRIANDFTVMQEIQQGLRNEQTERRELARKLQQEHYQRQRIIPAGMMQEYRFEGLGEAQRRGLTLKLRYRIHYHEDSTHERHPITFIVKKNGRWTGGPIQREYVPTMSDFLTMYPTAISDHAEDAGTLTLGVVNGFIDPETGDVVPGPNTPYSLNFDPEDLEVLFIAGTFEGNYFRAMLVMWVKLAFLAMLGIACATTLSFPVACMTSLTIFLAATIGPFLADSLQEFHIPSAWRIDRVVIKAIATVMVYLFEPFGQFDPTGQLVEGRLIAWRGVIRAFGQLGILWNGLALVLGYLAFRDRELATYSGQG; this is encoded by the coding sequence GTGAACATGCTCGTCCATGTCTATCGCCGGCTGGCGATGATGCAGCAGTCGAGGCGTTTCAAGTGGATCGCCTCGATCATCGCGGCACTGCTGGCGCTGGCGTACTTTGTGCCCGTCGTCACCACGGCCCATGATCTGGCGTCGCAGCGACAGGCCCTGGTGCAGGCGTTCATGACGCCCCAACTCGGTCAGACCATGGCCGACGAACTGGCCAACAAGGGAACCACGGAACTCAACGGTCGCGTGTATGGCAGCCAGGCCATGCGTGGCGAGATCCGCTCGCGACTGGAGCAGTCCCGCTCCGAGTCGGACCTGCGGATGCTGGCGTCGTTCCTGGTGGACGGCCAGAAGCCGTGGTGGATGCCTCTGGCCTTCGTGGAGACGCCCGGACGGGCGTGGGGCGCGATGGTCGTGGCCATGGCGTGGCTGGCCCTGGTGGTATGGATGGAGGCGGCTCTTGCCGCGCTGTTCGTGCTGCTCGGCGCGGGGGGGCTGACCTGGCTGCTGCTGGCGATCAACCGGCCGCAATCGGCGCTGGCGGTGGCGGGCATCGGCCTGCTCTCGTTCACGTTCATCATGCTCATCCGCCTCGCCCTGGTGTCGCTGCGCGCTCCCAATCAGATATGCTCCATCGCACACACGGTGGTGAAGGAGTCGGTGCGGCTGCGGGTGTCGGTGTTCTTCATCGTGGTGCTGCTGCTGCTGTTGCCGCTCATTCCCGCGATGGTGTCGTCGGAGAACGCCCTGCGTTACCGCATCCAGTCGTTCATCAGCAACAGCATGGGGGCCACGTTCTACCTGGCGGCGCTGATGACGATTTTTCTCTCCTGCGCCACCGTGTCGCACGAGATCCGCGACCGTCAGATCTGGCAGCTGATGACCAAGCCGGTGACCCGCGCCCGCTACCTGCTGGGCAAATGGCTGGGCATCGTGACCGTCAACCTGGTGCTGCTGCTGGTGGCGGGCGTGTCCATCTTCACCTTCGTGCAGTTCCTGCGCGACCTGCCCGCGCAGAACGAGCTGGACCGCCGCGCCGTGGAAACCGAGGTGCTGGCGGCGCGAGTCGCTGTGTATCCCGCCTACAAGCCCCTGGATCGCGACGCACTGTGGGAGGAGGTTGATCGCCGCATCGCCAACGACTTTACGGTGATGCAGGAGATTCAGCAGGGTCTGCGCAACGAGCAGACGGAGCGGCGTGAACTGGCCAGGAAGCTCCAGCAGGAGCACTACCAGCGGCAGCGCATCATTCCCGCCGGGATGATGCAGGAGTATCGGTTCGAGGGACTCGGAGAGGCCCAGCGCCGCGGATTGACGCTCAAGCTCCGCTATCGCATTCACTATCACGAGGACAGCACGCACGAGAGGCATCCCATCACCTTCATCGTCAAGAAGAACGGCCGCTGGACCGGCGGACCCATCCAGCGCGAGTACGTGCCGACGATGAGCGACTTCCTGACCATGTATCCCACGGCGATCAGCGACCACGCGGAGGACGCCGGCACCCTGACGCTGGGCGTGGTCAACGGCTTCATCGACCCTGAGACTGGGGACGTGGTGCCCGGCCCGAACACGCCTTACTCACTGAATTTCGACCCGGAGGATCTGGAGGTGCTGTTCATCGCGGGCACCTTCGAGGGCAACTACTTCCGCGCCATGCTGGTGATGTGGGTGAAGCTGGCCTTCCTGGCCATGCTGGGCATCGCCTGCGCCACCACGTTGAGTTTCCCCGTGGCGTGCATGACGTCGCTGACGATCTTTCTCGCCGCCACGATCGGGCCGTTCCTGGCCGACTCCCTGCAGGAGTTCCATATCCCCAGCGCGTGGCGCATCGACCGGGTGGTCATCAAGGCCATCGCCACGGTGATGGTCTATCTGTTCGAACCGTTCGGGCAGTTCGATCCGACGGGGCAGCTGGTGGAAGGGCGGCTCATCGCGTGGCGGGGGGTGATCCGGGCGTTCGGTCAGCTCGGCATTCTGTGGAACGGTCTGGCGCTGGTGCTGGGCTACCTGGCGTTCCGTGACCGCGAACTGGCCACCTACAGCGGTCAGGGCTGA